In Pseudocalidococcus azoricus BACA0444, a single genomic region encodes these proteins:
- a CDS encoding HAD family hydrolase, producing MFDLGRYKTFIFDCDGVILNSNKLKTEGFYYAALPYGEEAAQALRAYHINHGGISRYSKFNYFFQSILEIPIDHEQMRLLLESYASYVREGLYSCEMAPGLSALRKAASNTKWLVVSGGDQAELREVFNRRGIHSFFDGGIFGSPDDKKAIFERELKAEKNLFPSIFFGDSKYDYEVTANTEIDFIFLSEWSELQDWKSFVDFHKIQSTKSISSLLSLL from the coding sequence ATGTTTGACTTAGGAAGATATAAGACCTTTATCTTTGATTGTGATGGTGTAATACTTAATTCAAACAAATTAAAAACTGAAGGTTTTTATTACGCGGCTCTACCTTATGGCGAAGAAGCTGCTCAAGCTCTAAGAGCATATCATATCAATCATGGAGGAATTTCACGTTATAGTAAATTTAACTATTTCTTTCAGTCTATCCTTGAAATTCCTATCGATCACGAACAAATGAGACTGCTTTTGGAATCATATGCTTCATATGTTCGTGAAGGATTATATTCTTGTGAAATGGCTCCGGGTCTGAGTGCGCTTCGAAAAGCGGCATCTAATACTAAATGGCTAGTTGTATCTGGTGGTGATCAAGCTGAACTACGAGAAGTATTCAATCGTAGAGGAATTCATAGTTTTTTTGATGGCGGTATATTTGGAAGTCCAGATGATAAAAAAGCAATCTTTGAGCGAGAGCTAAAGGCAGAAAAAAATCTCTTTCCAAGTATATTTTTTGGAGATAGTAAATATGATTATGAAGTAACTGCTAATACTGAAATCGATTTTATTTTTTTATCGGAATGGAGTGAACTACAGGATTGGAAAAGTTTTGTTGATTTCCATAAAATTCAATCTACTAAATCTATTTCAAGTCTTTTATCATTACTATAG